One Nitrospina watsonii DNA segment encodes these proteins:
- the purH gene encoding bifunctional phosphoribosylaminoimidazolecarboxamide formyltransferase/IMP cyclohydrolase, translating into MRAIKRALISVSDKTDIVDFAKQLSERGVEILSTGGTARLLEENGITVTPISDYTEFPEMMGGRIKTLHPRVHGGILGRRDDPEHMEAMETHGIEPIDLVVINLYPFEATIARDDCTLADAIENIDIGGPTMVRSSAKNYNDVAVVVNPDDYNVVLAEMANHQGAVTLETRQRLSRDAFALTARYDAAINRYLSGQIEGPDSFPPTYQQTFLKVQDLRYGENPHQAAALYREYQTLETDVVQAHQLQGKELSFNNFIDMNAAWECAIEFEVPAVVIIKHTNPCGVASGDHQLDVFVQARETDPVSAFGGVIGFNRVVTAQTAEEVLKGFVEVIIAPGYEPEALSLFAAKKNVRVMEMPTATVNAGKQRIDLKRIGGGLLVQNADDITLDRATLKTVTKKQPDEATLRALEFAWTVAKHVKSNAIIYARDTETVGIGAGQMSRVDSARLAIEKANKPVDGCVMASDAFFPFRDSIDAAAKSGVRAIIQPGGSIRDKEVIEAADEHGIAMVFTGIRHFRH; encoded by the coding sequence ATGCGAGCTATCAAACGGGCGTTGATCAGCGTCTCCGACAAGACGGATATCGTCGATTTTGCCAAGCAGTTGAGTGAGCGCGGTGTCGAAATCCTCTCCACCGGCGGCACCGCCCGCCTGTTGGAAGAAAACGGCATCACCGTGACCCCGATTTCCGACTACACGGAGTTTCCGGAAATGATGGGCGGCCGCATCAAAACCCTGCACCCGCGCGTGCATGGCGGCATCCTGGGACGGCGCGACGACCCCGAGCATATGGAAGCGATGGAAACGCACGGCATCGAGCCCATCGACCTGGTTGTCATCAACCTCTACCCGTTTGAAGCCACCATTGCGCGCGACGACTGCACGCTTGCCGACGCCATTGAGAACATCGACATCGGCGGCCCCACGATGGTGCGCTCTTCCGCCAAGAATTATAACGACGTGGCGGTGGTGGTGAATCCCGACGATTACAACGTGGTGCTGGCGGAAATGGCCAATCACCAGGGCGCGGTGACGCTGGAGACGCGTCAACGCCTGAGCCGCGACGCGTTTGCGCTGACGGCGCGTTACGATGCGGCCATCAACCGGTACCTGTCCGGGCAGATCGAGGGACCGGATAGTTTCCCGCCGACTTATCAGCAGACGTTCCTCAAGGTGCAGGACCTGCGTTACGGTGAGAACCCGCACCAGGCGGCGGCGCTGTACCGCGAATACCAGACTCTGGAAACGGATGTGGTGCAGGCGCACCAGTTGCAGGGCAAGGAACTGTCGTTCAACAATTTCATCGATATGAACGCGGCGTGGGAATGCGCGATCGAGTTCGAGGTCCCGGCAGTCGTCATCATCAAGCACACCAACCCCTGCGGCGTCGCCAGCGGCGACCATCAGCTTGATGTGTTTGTGCAGGCCCGGGAGACCGATCCCGTTTCCGCGTTCGGCGGGGTGATCGGCTTCAACCGCGTGGTCACGGCGCAGACGGCGGAAGAGGTGTTGAAGGGCTTCGTCGAGGTGATCATCGCTCCCGGTTACGAGCCGGAAGCGCTGTCGCTGTTCGCTGCCAAGAAAAACGTCCGCGTCATGGAAATGCCGACCGCTACGGTCAATGCCGGCAAGCAACGCATCGATCTGAAACGCATCGGCGGCGGTCTGTTGGTGCAGAATGCCGACGACATCACCCTCGACCGGGCGACGCTGAAAACCGTCACCAAAAAGCAACCGGATGAAGCCACGCTGCGGGCGCTGGAGTTTGCCTGGACCGTGGCCAAGCACGTCAAATCGAATGCCATCATTTACGCCCGCGATACCGAAACCGTGGGCATCGGCGCCGGACAGATGAGCCGCGTCGATTCGGCCCGGCTGGCCATCGAAAAAGCCAACAAGCCGGTGGACGGCTGCGTGATGGCCTCGGACGCCTTTTTCCCGTTCCGCGATTCCATCGACGCCGCTGCCAAAAGCGGTGTCCGCGCCATCATCCAACCCGGCGGCTCCATCCGCGACAAGGAAGTCATCGAAGCCGCCGACGAGCACGGCATCGCCATGGTGTTCACCGGCATCCGTCACTTCCGCCACTGA